GAGCGCCGTGACGCTGAATTCGATGCGGTGTACGCCGTAGTGGTACGGCGCGTCCCAGTGCCCGCGCTGGCGGATTGCCTCGTCCCAATGCGCATCAGCGGCCTGGAAGTGCTGAGGGACAAGAAACATCCCTTCCGACCAATGGACGCGTGGGAAATGCATCGAGGTACTCAATCACGTCCTTGTGGAACTCGGAACCGAGATCGGCCTAACCAGTTTTGCAAATGCCAGGGGACGCCGCCAAGTCGCCTCGCAACGCCTGCTTTGGCAAGTGTAACGGGTAGCACGTATGGTCGCAACTCGCGACGCGCCATGCCTTTAACTTCAACTATCCGGTCGCGGAACCAAATCGGCCAACGGAAACGAAACCAGGAATGCCGTGCCGGGCGTGACCGCTTCGTCCACGCCGGAGAAACCGCCGAAATGCTCGACCACGCGCCGCACGATGGCCAGGCCCATCCCGCTCCCTTCCGCCGCCGCGTTGGCGAGTCGCCGGCCGGGGAGGAAGATCTTCTCGCGCATCGGCGCCGGAATGCCCGGTCCGTTATCGAACACGCGCATCCACGCCTGCTCGCCATACTTCGCCCGGAATCGTTCCGGACAGTCGATTTGCTCAACGCGGATCGCCGGCGCTTTGGCATCGCCGCCATGCAGCGCCGCGTTGCGCATCAAATTCGTTAAGACTTGCTTCACACGGTTGCGATTGCACCAGACCGTCGGAAATGTCGTTCCGATTTGCAACTGGATGCCCTGGGAGTCGAACAGCGGCTGTTGCTCGAACAGCACTTCGTCGATCACGCCGCCGAGTTCCACGCGGACGGGCTCCATTTGCACGGCGCCCGTTTGGCCGAGCGCAACGAGATCATCCAGGAACCGCTTCGATTCCTGCAAACACGCTTCGACATGCGCCAGGCCTTGCGTCATGCCCAACGCCGAACCGCCGGTGGCGCAACTCGCCTGCACTTCGCGCAGCGAGCTTTCCAGCAACATCAAGTTGGCGGTCATGTCGTGCGATAGCGCGCGAACGAAATGATCCATCTCCGCACGCTTCAAAGCGCGACGGCGGCGCGGCACTCCTGGACGACGTTGATCGGTTCTGATCGCGCGCATGGATGATCGGAGCATTCTCGCTGCCAGGCCGCGCAGCGCGGCCCTCTCGGAAATCTTCGCCCATTCGCCGGCGCAAACTTGGGCGGTCGCGCGGATTTAACAGTCGCACGGCGGCGCTCCCGGCGCGACCCCTGCGATCCGCGCAAGTCATCCTGCCGCGCCGCGAAGCAATTCCAACAGCGCTAGTTCCGGGGGGCAATTCAACCTTAGCGGTAGTTCCGCGGAGATGCCGCGGCTGACGTGCAACAACGTGGGCGGCTCGTAGTACACGCCGCCAGCGTATTTCACGCCATACCGGGACGGCGCCGCCACCGGGCCGATCCATGGCAGGACAATCTGCCCGCCATGATTGTGTCCGGAAAGCATGAGGTCAAATCGGTACGCCCGGGCCCAGGCAATCTGGTCCGGCGAATGACTCAGTAGCAACCGCAGATGCGGGCGCTCGTCCGGGTGCAAGGCCTGCCTCATGTTTGCGGCCGGGGGCAGCCAGGGAAGTTCGTTACCGGCCAGCAAAATTGTTGCGCCGCGCACAGTGATCAATTGCGTGCGGCCGCTCAAACTTGTCCAGCCCTGGTTGGCGAGGACATCGCGGACCTGATCGATCGGCACCCGTTTGTCGTGATTACCGAGAATGTAAAAACAACCGTGCGGCGCCTGCAGCGCTCCGAGCGTCGGCGCGATCCAATCGATGCACGGCGCCTTGTCGACGAGATCGCCCGTCATCAGCATCAAGTCGGGCTGGAGCGCATTGGCTTCGCGCATGACCTCGTCGAAGAATGCTCTTGGAATGCGGCCCGTGTAGTGCAGGTCGGTTAGATGGCAAATCGTCAGGCCATCCAACTCGGGCGGCAAACGTGGGATTTCCAGCGTCTTCCTCGTGACTTCCAATTGGAGCGCCTGGTTGCCCCTCACCGAATTCATGAGTCGTCCCGTCGAGCCGCCGACAATGGCCAAGCCCAACTCTTTGCCAAGGTCCCGATGCGCAGCGCCGAGAATTTGCACGTTCTTCAGGGGCGTTGGCCAGCGGTGGGCCACCGCCAACGGCGCCAGTACGACGGCGACCGCCACGCAGAGTCCGCCGTAGAACTGCAAGGCCGCCGGCCAATCCGCTACCGATCTCGTCGGCGGCGTCAGCCAGCCAAGCGTCATCGCCAGGGCAATCGCCGCGGGCGCCATCGCCAGGAAGCCGTAACCAAGGAGTGTCAGCCACCACACGCCCCAGCGCGGCATGCGCGTCGCATGGACGTGATTAACGAACTCGATCCACAGCAGAAGGTGCCCGACGAGACCCAGCAGGATCAGGCCCAGCGTGGAAATCACGGCGCTCACGGCAGCGGAGCGCTCTTCTCGGCCGGCATCGGCACGGCTTGCACGATCCGCTCCACGGCGTCGAGCAGCATGTCGAGCCGGAACGGCTTGTAGAGGACGTCTTTGAGCCCCGCCTGACGGGCTTTGACGATCGAATGACCGGGGTCGTAACCGTAGCCGGTCATCAAGATCATCGGCACGAAGTCCAGCATTTCCTGCAGCCGGACCATAAATTGATAACCCGACATGTCCGGCAGGCGGATGTCGGCCAAAATAGCGTCGTACGGCTGGTTGCGAACCATCAGGATCGCTTCCTCGCCGTCGTGCGCGGCCTCGACGATGCAGCCATAACGTTCGAGCAAGCTATGCGCCGCGCTCCGCACGGTTTCATCGGCGTCGACCACGAGCACTGAGCGATGCCGCAGCTTGGGCCGCTTGCTGGCTTCGCCGGATTGCAGCACCGCTTGCGCTGGCGCCATTTGCCGGCCAACTTGCTGAATCACCTGCTTGATGTCACGGGCGTTCTTCAGAATCCGCTGCAACCGCTCAATCACGTCGGTCTCGTGACCGATGTAGCGCTCCATCAAGTTGACGGCGTCGTTGAGAATATCGTCCACCGGCAGCGCCACGGCGCTGTGAATGGCGTCGACGCTTTCCAACGTCGCGGTCTGTTGCTGAGCAACCAGCAATTCCAGCGTGTTGAGCGCCACGGCCACGTCGCGCGAGAAAATCTCCAGGAACTGGCGATCGCTCTCGTTGAAGGCTCGCGGCTCCGGACTCTCGACATTGAACGTGCCGATCACCTCGTCGTGCAAGATGAGCGGCACAGTCAATGAACTTTTCGCGTCGGCACAACCTTCGAGATAGAGCGGATCCTGCGTCGTGTCTTCACACAAATAGCTTTTGCCAGTCGCCGCCACGAAGCCCGTCACGCCGTTACCTTGCGGCAAAGCGTAGAGGTCGCGACTTTGCGCCTCGGGGACGAGCCCCACGGCCAGTAGCGACGTCAGCTTGCCGGTCGCACTTTCCAGCAATCGAATCTCGACAACATCGAAATTCAGCAAGTCTTGCGTATAGTGCAGGATGTTGCACTTGAGCAGTTCGATGCGGTCGTCGACCGACATCTTCGACAACACTTCCGGCGACAGGTCGGCCAGTTCGACGCCAGCCGCATGAATGC
This Planctomycetia bacterium DNA region includes the following protein-coding sequences:
- a CDS encoding HAMP domain-containing sensor histidine kinase, whose product is MDHFVRALSHDMTANLMLLESSLREVQASCATGGSALGMTQGLAHVEACLQESKRFLDDLVALGQTGAVQMEPVRVELGGVIDEVLFEQQPLFDSQGIQLQIGTTFPTVWCNRNRVKQVLTNLMRNAALHGGDAKAPAIRVEQIDCPERFRAKYGEQAWMRVFDNGPGIPAPMREKIFLPGRRLANAAAEGSGMGLAIVRRVVEHFGGFSGVDEAVTPGTAFLVSFPLADLVPRPDS
- a CDS encoding metallophosphoesterase, with translation MSAVISTLGLILLGLVGHLLLWIEFVNHVHATRMPRWGVWWLTLLGYGFLAMAPAAIALAMTLGWLTPPTRSVADWPAALQFYGGLCVAVAVVLAPLAVAHRWPTPLKNVQILGAAHRDLGKELGLAIVGGSTGRLMNSVRGNQALQLEVTRKTLEIPRLPPELDGLTICHLTDLHYTGRIPRAFFDEVMREANALQPDLMLMTGDLVDKAPCIDWIAPTLGALQAPHGCFYILGNHDKRVPIDQVRDVLANQGWTSLSGRTQLITVRGATILLAGNELPWLPPAANMRQALHPDERPHLRLLLSHSPDQIAWARAYRFDLMLSGHNHGGQIVLPWIGPVAAPSRYGVKYAGGVYYEPPTLLHVSRGISAELPLRLNCPPELALLELLRGAAG
- a CDS encoding response regulator, with the protein product MTATPKILFVSDANESDRAVLDQLSRDREVVIEQSPIRAMGRLLREEFAGVFVSARYLEQASHIGRLLESQNILENMPDGVVVLDSENTIIWGNSRMREWAGRPTIVGMNFYQVLNGPEILGPDFCPFHTALATKRSSGSTLRVADKYLQVHAAPIFDREGKPQNLIVSVRDVTQETLQQEKLARIHAAGVELADLSPEVLSKMSVDDRIELLKCNILHYTQDLLNFDVVEIRLLESATGKLTSLLAVGLVPEAQSRDLYALPQGNGVTGFVAATGKSYLCEDTTQDPLYLEGCADAKSSLTVPLILHDEVIGTFNVESPEPRAFNESDRQFLEIFSRDVAVALNTLELLVAQQQTATLESVDAIHSAVALPVDDILNDAVNLMERYIGHETDVIERLQRILKNARDIKQVIQQVGRQMAPAQAVLQSGEASKRPKLRHRSVLVVDADETVRSAAHSLLERYGCIVEAAHDGEEAILMVRNQPYDAILADIRLPDMSGYQFMVRLQEMLDFVPMILMTGYGYDPGHSIVKARQAGLKDVLYKPFRLDMLLDAVERIVQAVPMPAEKSAPLP